From a region of the Haloferax volcanii DS2 genome:
- the glpB gene encoding glycerol-3-phosphate dehydrogenase subunit GlpB, with the protein MAITDDVLVIGGGIAACTAALSAAETGARVRLLAHKKSTLRQASGLVDVLGYAGGDGPLSDPYAGLDALPEGHPYHVVGEDGVRAGLRIFDEAVGDAYRGGHTDSNALVMTHGGAVKPTARYPASVAPGLASSSGDTLLVGFAGLTDFDAPVAADHLAAAGVPFSARGVTVEFPKRFRADAKVTRFAKALDRDEDVDGGTVRSVLADTVAEELDGESRVGFPAMLGDDHDEDVRAELSDRLGVPVFEVPTGPPSLLGLKLEDILFDALDEAGVRISAGNPAVDFEADTGRVETVVVDQKSRPTPYSADQVVLATGGLVGKGLDSDRESVTEPVFGCHVPHPEDRYDWSDPEAFGDHAFARFGVVPDDELRPTDEDGEPHFENLRAAGGVVGGADVAREKSASGVSLATGAVAGRLAGEEATR; encoded by the coding sequence ATGGCGATAACTGACGACGTGCTCGTCATCGGCGGCGGCATCGCCGCCTGCACGGCCGCGCTCTCGGCCGCGGAGACGGGCGCTCGCGTGCGCCTGCTCGCCCACAAGAAGAGCACGCTCCGACAGGCCAGCGGCCTCGTGGACGTGCTCGGCTACGCCGGCGGCGACGGTCCCCTCTCGGACCCCTACGCCGGCCTCGACGCGCTCCCGGAGGGTCACCCCTACCACGTCGTCGGCGAGGACGGCGTCCGCGCCGGCCTCCGCATCTTCGACGAGGCGGTCGGCGACGCCTACCGCGGCGGCCACACGGACTCGAACGCGCTCGTGATGACCCACGGCGGTGCGGTGAAGCCGACCGCTCGGTATCCCGCGTCGGTCGCGCCCGGCCTCGCCAGTTCGTCGGGCGACACGCTGCTCGTCGGCTTCGCGGGTCTCACGGACTTCGACGCGCCCGTCGCGGCCGACCACCTCGCGGCCGCCGGCGTGCCGTTTTCGGCCCGCGGCGTCACCGTCGAGTTCCCCAAGCGGTTCCGCGCCGACGCGAAGGTGACCCGGTTCGCCAAGGCGCTCGACCGCGACGAGGACGTGGACGGCGGCACGGTCCGCTCCGTCCTCGCTGACACCGTCGCCGAGGAACTGGACGGCGAGTCGCGCGTCGGTTTCCCGGCGATGCTCGGCGACGACCACGACGAGGACGTCCGCGCGGAGCTTTCCGACCGACTCGGCGTCCCCGTCTTCGAGGTGCCGACCGGGCCGCCGAGCCTGCTCGGACTCAAGCTCGAAGACATCCTGTTCGACGCGCTCGACGAGGCGGGCGTCCGCATCTCCGCGGGCAACCCGGCGGTCGACTTCGAGGCCGACACCGGCCGCGTCGAGACCGTCGTCGTCGACCAGAAGAGCCGACCGACGCCCTACTCGGCCGACCAGGTCGTCCTCGCGACGGGCGGCCTCGTCGGCAAGGGCCTCGACTCCGACCGAGAGTCGGTCACAGAGCCCGTCTTCGGCTGTCACGTCCCGCACCCCGAGGACCGCTACGACTGGTCCGACCCCGAGGCGTTCGGCGACCACGCGTTCGCGCGCTTCGGCGTCGTCCCCGACGACGAACTCCGACCGACCGACGAAGACGGCGAACCGCACTTCGAGAACCTGCGCGCCGCGGGCGGCGTCGTCGGCGGTGCCGACGTGGCGCGCGAGAAATCCGCGAGCGGCGTCTCCTTGGCGACGGGTGCCGTCGCCGGCCGACTCGCGGGCGAGGAGGCAACCAGATGA
- a CDS encoding anaerobic glycerol-3-phosphate dehydrogenase subunit C yields MSDAESPGNPTLTPDAQTDDFEAVEVFPDSTDMDLRPGADNCYKCTACDVSCPVAEVDDEFPGPKFQGPEQWRLKRKEDEAVDDSIMSCSNCMRCDDACPSGVPLSQMHNTARGEYVDEQMDKLSREYIRNRILANYGTLAQLGSMFPRLANAVMGNSVVQRINEKVLGITAERDFPEFATQTFREWWNERGGPQVRSDEKRVAYFHGCYSNYNTPEVGKAMVRVFESFGYEVVVPKQRCSGTPMFANGMLDDAKRAAGINVDNFAGLIPEGYDIIASCTSCSMSLRQEYPELFDIDGIEDLSAHTYEALEYLRIHEDLEGAVREASVDDQAFAYHAPCHGRNQGLDRQAVELFRQLDGVEVEDVGDSCSGISGTYGWKEEKYDKSMQIGADMFDHMEHAQGSVGMTECPTCSMQMEHGTGYDIKHPLQLLEEALV; encoded by the coding sequence ATGAGTGACGCAGAATCCCCAGGCAACCCGACTTTGACCCCCGACGCACAGACAGACGACTTCGAGGCCGTCGAGGTGTTCCCCGACAGCACCGATATGGACCTCCGTCCCGGCGCGGACAACTGTTACAAGTGCACCGCCTGCGACGTGTCCTGCCCGGTCGCGGAAGTCGACGACGAGTTCCCCGGGCCGAAGTTCCAGGGACCGGAGCAGTGGCGGCTCAAGCGCAAGGAAGACGAGGCCGTCGACGACTCCATCATGTCGTGTTCGAACTGCATGCGCTGTGACGACGCCTGTCCCTCGGGCGTCCCGCTCAGCCAGATGCACAACACGGCCCGCGGCGAGTACGTCGACGAGCAGATGGACAAGCTCTCGCGGGAGTACATCCGCAACCGCATCCTCGCCAACTACGGCACGCTCGCCCAGTTGGGCAGCATGTTCCCGCGGCTGGCGAACGCCGTCATGGGCAACTCGGTCGTCCAGCGGATAAACGAGAAAGTGCTCGGCATCACGGCCGAGCGCGACTTCCCCGAGTTCGCCACCCAGACGTTCCGCGAGTGGTGGAACGAACGCGGCGGCCCGCAGGTCCGCTCCGACGAAAAGCGCGTCGCCTACTTCCACGGCTGTTACTCCAACTACAACACGCCCGAGGTGGGCAAGGCGATGGTCCGCGTCTTCGAGTCGTTCGGCTACGAGGTCGTCGTCCCCAAGCAGCGCTGTTCCGGGACGCCGATGTTCGCAAACGGGATGCTCGACGACGCCAAGCGCGCCGCCGGCATCAACGTCGACAACTTCGCGGGGCTCATCCCCGAGGGCTACGACATCATCGCGTCGTGTACCTCCTGTTCGATGTCGCTCCGCCAGGAGTACCCCGAACTGTTCGACATCGACGGCATCGAGGACCTCTCGGCGCACACCTACGAGGCGCTGGAGTACCTCCGTATCCACGAGGACCTCGAAGGCGCGGTTCGCGAGGCCTCGGTCGACGACCAGGCGTTCGCGTACCACGCGCCGTGTCACGGCCGCAATCAGGGCCTCGACCGGCAGGCGGTCGAGCTGTTCCGCCAGCTCGACGGCGTCGAAGTCGAGGACGTGGGCGACTCCTGTTCCGGCATCTCCGGCACCTACGGCTGGAAGGAAGAGAAGTACGACAAGTCGATGCAGATCGGCGCGGACATGTTCGACCACATGGAGCACGCCCAGGGAAGCGTCGGCATGACCGAGTGCCCCACCTGCTCGATGCAGATGGAACACGGCACGGGCTACGACATCAAGCACCCGCTCCAACTCCTCGAAGAGGCGCTGGTCTGA
- the glpK gene encoding glycerol kinase GlpK produces the protein MSGETYVGAIDQGTTGTRFMVFDHDGKVVANAYEKHEQIYPEPGWVEHDANEIWDNTKQVIDAALSSAGLDAEQLEAIGITNQRETTLVWDRETGQPIHNAIVWQDRRTTDRIETLEAEGKTDDVRAKTGLEPDAYFSATKAEWLLDNSDPIKLQRSRPEDIRDRAADGELAFGTIDTWLIYNLTGNHITDVTNASRTMLFNIHDMEWDDELLDEFNVPRELLPEVRPSSDDDYYGTTDADGFLGAEVPVAGALGDQQAALFGQTCFDAGDAKNTYGTGSFMLMNTGDEAVMSEHGLLTTVGFQRSGEPVQYALEGSIFITGAAIEWLEDMTLIDNAAESEKLARSVESTDGVYFVPAFTGLGAPHWDQRARGTIVGMTRGTRREHIVRATLESIAFQTRDVAEAMESDSEIDLSSLRVDGGAVKNNFLCQLQSNILDTEIVRPQVDETTALGAAYAAGLAVGYWETLDELRENWQVDREFAPKDPQNVEHRYGRWKEAVDRSLDWAREE, from the coding sequence ATGTCAGGAGAAACTTACGTCGGTGCCATCGACCAAGGTACCACAGGCACGCGGTTCATGGTGTTCGACCACGACGGCAAGGTGGTCGCCAACGCCTACGAGAAGCACGAACAGATCTACCCAGAGCCCGGTTGGGTCGAACACGACGCAAACGAGATTTGGGACAACACGAAGCAGGTCATCGACGCGGCGCTTTCGAGCGCCGGGCTCGACGCCGAGCAGTTAGAAGCCATCGGCATCACGAACCAGCGCGAGACGACGCTCGTCTGGGACCGTGAGACCGGACAGCCGATTCACAACGCCATCGTCTGGCAGGACCGTCGGACGACCGACCGCATCGAGACGCTCGAAGCGGAGGGCAAGACCGACGACGTGCGCGCGAAGACGGGGCTCGAACCCGACGCGTACTTCTCTGCGACGAAAGCCGAGTGGCTGCTGGACAACTCCGACCCCATCAAGCTCCAGCGCTCCCGACCCGAAGATATCCGAGACCGCGCCGCCGACGGCGAACTCGCCTTCGGGACCATCGACACGTGGCTCATCTACAATCTGACGGGGAACCACATCACGGACGTGACGAACGCGTCGCGGACCATGCTGTTCAACATCCACGACATGGAGTGGGACGACGAACTCCTCGACGAGTTCAACGTCCCGCGCGAACTCCTCCCCGAGGTCCGCCCGTCGTCCGACGACGACTACTACGGCACGACCGACGCCGACGGCTTCCTCGGCGCGGAAGTCCCCGTCGCCGGCGCGCTCGGTGACCAGCAGGCCGCGCTGTTCGGCCAGACCTGTTTCGACGCCGGCGACGCGAAGAACACCTACGGCACCGGCTCGTTCATGCTGATGAACACCGGCGACGAGGCGGTCATGTCCGAACACGGCCTCCTCACTACCGTCGGCTTCCAGCGCTCCGGTGAGCCGGTCCAGTACGCCCTCGAAGGCTCCATCTTCATCACGGGCGCGGCTATCGAGTGGCTCGAAGACATGACGCTCATCGACAACGCCGCCGAGTCCGAGAAGCTCGCTCGGTCGGTCGAATCCACCGACGGCGTCTACTTCGTCCCCGCGTTCACGGGCCTCGGTGCGCCCCACTGGGACCAGCGCGCCCGCGGTACCATCGTCGGTATGACCCGCGGCACCCGCCGCGAGCACATCGTCCGCGCGACGCTCGAATCCATCGCGTTCCAGACGCGCGACGTGGCCGAGGCGATGGAGTCCGACAGTGAAATCGACCTCTCCAGTCTCCGCGTCGACGGCGGCGCTGTCAAGAACAACTTCCTCTGTCAGCTCCAGTCGAACATCCTCGACACGGAAATCGTCCGCCCGCAGGTCGACGAGACGACCGCCCTCGGCGCGGCCTACGCCGCCGGCCTCGCCGTCGGCTACTGGGAGACGCTCGACGAACTCCGCGAGAACTGGCAGGTCGACCGCGAGTTCGCCCCGAAAGACCCACAGAACGTCGAGCACCGCTACGGCCGCTGGAAAGAGGCCGTCGACCGCTCGCTCGACTGGGCACGGGAGGAATAA